TAAATGTGCctatttggggatctgatagtatttctgattgtcttaactcaccatcaCTGTGGAGTTTTCTTtgcctcaaacagcaagtaaacaaagtctgttgttacatccattgagaatgaatAGTTCTTCATTGTAGCCTATTTGAAGAATCTGTCCAGCTCgctctccctttcgataaccactaaGCATGAAAAACATGTCAGATTCTGGTTaggtggaaacatcataaaatgggcctacctgattacttcttatcctttGGGCAAATAGCCTacatctgtgtgtctctgtccagAGCTCACTGATGTGggaaactgagggcccagaatattttctacaatgttgcaagtttgctaaaACAAGCTTCCAGCTgaccaagttaatagttgatacaatgtttcaagtttcaTGCAGACAGGCCAAGTGTAGCCAATGTgttttataggatatttatttttaatcaggatattttctacctgcggGCTGCAATgttttgttggctttatgtgtaggctatttttacatgttgacaatagaagttacttttagatttgtaccATTTTCATTTAGAATCTTGATTAACCACACGACATTGATTTTGAGATATGATCCAagactggaggggggggggggggggtcgggagGAGGGAACAGGTTTTCTTCTGGACAGGTTAtgttgatctctggctccctctttagTCATTTGTGTGCCTTAATTTATAATCgcagtgcttaaagcatcagacaagctctgtagcctacatatagttgattttattcaaacaGGGTGTGTATGTGGAAAAATACTTGTTTTAAAATTTTTACCAATCGATTGGTGGAAAGGAAGACAGACGACTCTCGGTTgaccaacttttttttttttttgtcgagACAGCCCTAGTCTTTGCACATCACTAGAGAAGAGTCAACATTCACTCACAATAAGCAGATGATTTAGCGAAGCTCTCCCATGTTTGCGTGACAAATAAAACCTTGGTAAAGTcaatcccattctctctctctctctctctctctgtagcttctGTTTGCGTACCTGAGTCAAGAGAAATTTGAAGAGAATGGCTGGAGTGTGTACAAACCCATGGAAGAGTTCAGACGGCAGGTAGGACTTATCATTGTCTTACTAAATGTGTCATTACATTGTTATTACCAGTCTTCTAGGTTGTCTGTGTTGGGATAGATCCAATATCCCAGCTTTTAACTCGGTCACTTAGTCTGCTTAAATAGTGTCGCTTGAAGATACCCAGGTGAAGACGACCTAATCATTCCACCACGAAGCTTTTGAAATTGAACCAATTCATGGGACCCGCGCAGTTAAACTAGCATAGCTAGTCCCATTGTTTAGGATTATTCCTCATTTATGCAAAGCATTGTGGTATATTAGAATCCTCTTGTCTTAACCATTTACCTTCAACCTCGTCACCAGTGATGTAGCACTGTACCTCACCAATAATGCCTCTGAGTCACAGCCTGCAATCTCTTCTCTGATTGGCTGTTTGTCTCCCCCGTCACCAGGGCTTACCCAATGACAAGTGGCGTGTCACGTTCATCAATGCCAACTATGAGCTGTGTGACACCTACCCCACCATACTGGTGGTTCCCTTTAAAGCTACAGAGGAAGACCTGAGGAAAGTGTGTACCTTCAGGTCCAGAGGACGCATTCCTGTGAGTCCTTTCTCCTCATcccaccctcctcaccctcttcctGCCATCCTTTCCCCCCCTCATCCCACCCTCTTCCTGCCGTCCTTTCCCCCCTCATCCCACCCTCTTCCTGCCGTCCTGTCCCCCCCTCATCCCACCCTCTTCCTGCCGTCCTGTCCCCCCCTCATCCCACCCTCTTCCTGCCGTCCTGTCCCCCCCTCATCCCACCCTCTTCCTGCCGTCCTGTCCCCCCCTCATCCCACCCTCTTCCTGCCGTCCTGTCCCCCCCTCATCCCACCCTCTTCCTGCCGTCCTGTCCCCCCCTCATCCCACCCTCCTCACCCTCGTCCTGCCGTACCCCCCAACCTCTAGGTGCTGTCGTGGATCCACCGTGAGAACCAGGCTGTAATCTGCCGCTGCTCCCAGCCCCTGGTGGGGATGTCTGGGAAGAGGAACAAGGATGACGAGCGCTACCTGGACCTCATCCGGGAGGCTAACGGCACCGCCAAGCTCACCATTTACGACGCACGGCCCAGCGTCAACGCCGTCGCCAACAAGGTCAGGGGTCAAAGGTTAAATGTCGAAAGGTCATGTCTGTGTCTCATGAGGTTGGTTGGTTGGGTTCTGCTGGGAGGCGGTGTGTAGGTGTCGGCCTCGTGGATCATCCAGACAGATGTCATAAATACGTGGGACTTTTCTAGGTACGTTTCTGGATTCCTTGTCAGAGTACTTCCCAGAGGATCTTTTAAGCGATTTGTGACGTTCGTTCCCTTTTTCTCTGGGTTGATTTAGATGTAGGTCTTTTGGTTTGTCTTCCATAGAGAGATGGACTGTGTGTTCTTTTGTTGTTCACTGTAGGCTCTTGCTAGTTGCCTCCTACATTGTATGCTGGTGTCAGAAGTAAGAACTGAGGAGGTAGAGTTTAGAAGCTAAGAGGACACAGcaactacactgtgtgtgtgtgtgtgtgtgtgtgtgttggggtgtgacGCAACGCCCACCGCACCCCGCTCAGAGTGAAATGGAATGTTGGGACTCAAATGACTAATATGGAATGCAATCTATATAATAATCCCCAAATTCCTACCAGTGAGAGGCTTTTAACAACTAGCTTCCCCTGACCTGCAGTGTGTTCCAACAGCTGACCACAACGCATTTACAATGAACCCTGTTTGAATCCTGCCCTCCTTGAAGTGATCACTGTTCTGACCATGTTGGAATGGGTGAAAACCATAGAATAAAATACTGCATTTCCATGAGTGAAACCTCACTTTAATTTATCCAACcacatttttaatttttaatatttttaattgaacctttatttaaactaggcaagtcagttaagaacaaattcttataacATGCAGGCCAGTGATAGCgtcaagagagggagggaagaattatatatataaaaaagaatGTTTTCAAACGGGTCCTGTGATTCTCCATTTTTGTCCATGAATGATGAGTCTTCAACCTCtgacctctatcccctctctctaggCCACGGGTGGGGGTTACGAGGGTGACGATGCATATCAGAACGCTGAGCTGGTGTTTCTAGACATACACAACATCCACGTGATGAGAGAGTCCCTGAAGAAGCTAAAAGACATTGTCTATCCCAACGTAGAGGAGTCACACTGGCTGTCCAGTCTGGAGTCTACACACTGGCTAGAACACATCAAGGTAGTGGGGTACACACACTTCCCACAGCCCTCTCCTCTCTGGAGCTGGCCAGCTAGCAGATCAGTGGAGGGGTAACCGTGTGCTGGTCCTCTGTAgtgaatctctctctgtctctctctagctggtCATATCTGGAGCCATCCAAGTAGCAGACAAGATATCGGGAGGTAACTCTGTGGTGGTCCACTGTAGTGATGGGTGGGACCGGACGGCCCAGCTCACCTCTCTGGCCATGCTGATGCTGGACAGCCACTACCGCACCCTGAGAGGATTCCAGGTAAACCACTTTGTGACAACGGCTAATGTACCAAGAGCTTTTATAAAGTACATTTGCTTTGTGATCGATTGATTCCAGGTACTGCTGGAGAAGGAGTGGATCGGCTTCGGACACAAGTTTGCCAATGTAAGTCCGCCCTGTTTCACTCACAGTTTATGATGAGAATGAAAAAGGAGCTTCGCTCTGAACTCTGATAATGAAGAGTTTTCAGTCATAGATGGTCTTTATTTGTGCTGTCAACTGGGGACCAAATGATCTGTTggaagcagtggaggctgctgaggggaggacggctcataataatagctGGAACGGACTAAAATGGAATGGCCTGCTACTTGGATAAacaattccgctccagccattaccacgagcccatcctcacaaatgaaggtgccaccaacctcctgtgatgggAAGCAACTAAACTGACCAATATTGTGTGCAGATAAATGACCAGGAAGATGAGAAAAAGAAGAAACCTGCACGCTGCTCTTTattaagctttacgtatcggcctcggggccttcgtcagagctctaCGTATCAGCCTcgaggccttcgtcagagctctaCGTATCGGCCTCGAGGCCTTTGTCAGAGCTCTACGTATCGGCCTcggggccttcgtcagagctttacgtatcggcctcggGGCCTTGgtcagagctttacgtatcggcctcggGGCCTTGgtcagagctttacgtatcggcctcggGGCCTTGgtcagagctttacgtatcggcctcggGGCCTTGgtcagagctttacgtatcggcctcggGGCCTTGgtcagagctttacgtatcggcctcggggccttcgtcagagctttacgtatcggcctcggggccttcgtcagagctctaCGTATCGGCCTcggggccttcgtcagagctctaCTTATCGGCCTCGGGGACTTcgtcagagctttacgtatcggcctcggggccttcgtcagagctttacgtatcggcctcggggccttcgtcagagctttacgtatcggcctcggggccttcgtcagagctttacgtatcggcctcggggccttcgtcagagctttacgtatcggcctcggggccttcgtcagagctttacgtatcggcctcggggccttcgtcagagctctaCTTATCGGCCTcggggccttcgtcagagctctaCTTATCGGCCTCGGGGCCTTCGTCAGAGCCTTACGTATCGGCCTCGGGGCCTTCGTCAGAGCCTTACGTATCGGCCTcggggccttcgtcagagctttacgtatcggcctcggGGCCTTCGTCAGAGCGTTTGTGAGTGTTCACAATCTGCACCCCTGTGTAGATACTGCTCCCCCCACCTCCGTTCAACACATCCATTGGGTTGGAGTCGAGGGAAGCAAGCGTTACAATGTGCATTTCCTAATTATTCTAACAAAGTGTGCACCTGCGACTATGAtggctcagatgtgcgagtgccttttttGAATTTAGAATGACCAGGAAGACCTAACTAGAGGTAATAAGAATCTGTTTGCACTGTTTAActatttatctttctctctctctctgtgtctttgcgtGTCTCTGTAGAGGATAGGACACGGTGATAAGAACCATGCTGATCAGGACAGGTCTCCTATCTTTGTACAGTTCATAGACTGTGTCTGGCAGATGACCAAACAGGTAGGAACTGGACACACCTGTGTAGCGCTTTATCTTAATTTGTCTTTGCGCGTTCTTCTGACTTCATCAACCGTATTGGACGAGAAGGTCCAAAGTCCCTCCCCTCAAACCTTCTTCTCCAATGCATATTGAGAAGGAAGTGAGGAGAGCGGATGCAAGGAATGGAGGAAGAATTTACTGCGAAAAAGCCTATGGGtttaaacctctctctccccttctcttccagTTCCCGACAGCGTTTGAGTTTAACGAGCGTCTCCTAGTGACCATCCTGGACCACCTATTCAGCTGTCGCTTTGGAACCTTCCTCTACAACTGTGAGCGTGCCAGGGACACTAATGTAAGTTGTTTGTCTTTGGAACCTTCCTCTACAACTGTGAGCGTGCCAGGGACACTAACGTAAGTTGTTTGTCTTTGGAACCTTCCTCTACAACTGTGAGCGTGCCAGGGACACTAACGTAAGTTGTTTGTCTTTGGAACCTTCCTCTACAACTGTGAGCGTGCCAGGGACACTAACGTACGTTGTTTGTCTTTGGAACCTTCCTCTACAACTGTGAGCGTGCCAGGGACACTAACGTAAGTTGTTTGTCTTTGGAACCTTCCTCTACAACTGTGAGCGTGCCAGGGACACTAACGTAAGTTGTTTGTCTTTGGAACCTTCCTCTACAACTGTGAGCGTGCCAGGGACACTAACGTAAgttgtttgtcttgtttgtccaagctctgtgtctctgtctgtctctctctgcctgtctttctaCATTTATCTTATATTGCACTCTCCaattcccagctagcacataacgttctgagaaccgtatatttcttagagcttggtgagagcctTGGTTGTTtaggtgggaatttcagtacagCATAATGTTTTCAGCAGGTCTCCTCTGGAttctatttaaagtaatgttccCGCAACATTTAAGAGAACTTTCCATAAGAAATGCAAGAAAACACCAGTCCAAT
The genomic region above belongs to Oncorhynchus kisutch isolate 150728-3 linkage group LG16, Okis_V2, whole genome shotgun sequence and contains:
- the LOC109881863 gene encoding myotubularin; its protein translation is MASASIPVYNSSNNPLENSSSHNASRESLKMEPLADCSLLPGEERIIDKDIIYICPFSGALKGKVFITNYRLYFKSADADPAVTLDVPLGAIGRVEKMGGASSRGENSYGLDITCKDMRNLRFALKQEGHSRRDIFDILFKYAFPLSHGLLLFAYLSQEKFEENGWSVYKPMEEFRRQGLPNDKWRVTFINANYELCDTYPTILVVPFKATEEDLRKVCTFRSRGRIPVLSWIHRENQAVICRCSQPLVGMSGKRNKDDERYLDLIREANGTAKLTIYDARPSVNAVANKATGGGYEGDDAYQNAELVFLDIHNIHVMRESLKKLKDIVYPNVEESHWLSSLESTHWLEHIKLVISGAIQVADKISGGNSVVVHCSDGWDRTAQLTSLAMLMLDSHYRTLRGFQVLLEKEWIGFGHKFANRIGHGDKNHADQDRSPIFVQFIDCVWQMTKQFPTAFEFNERLLVTILDHLFSCRFGTFLYNCERARDTNELRSKTVSLWSLVNSDLSFYQNPFYTPESNRVLYPVASMRHLELWVTYYIRWNPRIRQQQQSPVEQRYIELLALRDEYLKKLEELQLSDSSPNSSHLSNSSTPNAASPTQHITHLHTPF